Proteins encoded by one window of Drosophila melanogaster chromosome X:
- the Ir10a gene encoding ionotropic receptor 10a (deletion mutation, may be evolving pseudogene) — MAVLGTVFLLFMLDLKTLNLTRLNGLLVEPTRDLPQLELWLRAGSDHQDAENPYVQWFLLRTEIPLSIVTYQENRYWMDDPFGRRNLVLVMSLDQLLTNRGAAAPIQKASTFFYILADQDKDLSADEQLRLEGSCRQLWTQHKVYNRFFLTRDGVWIYDPFKRRDSAFGRLVRYYGSETLDKLLFRDMAGYPLRIQMFRSVYTRPEFDKETGLLTRVTGVDFLVAQMLRERLNFTMLLQQPEKKYFGERSANGSYNGAIGSIIKDGLDICLTGFFVKDYLVQQYMDFTVAVYDDELCIYVPKASRIPQSILPIFAVGYDIWLGFVLTAFACALIWLTLRVINLKLRIVSLGNQHIVGQALGIMVDTWVVWVRLNLSHLPASYAERMFIGTLCLVSVIFGAIFESSLATVYIHPLYYKDINTMQELDESGLKVVYKYSSMADDLFFSETSPLFASLNKKLSWNRDLRADVIDEVARFRNKAGVSRYTSLILESSHFTLLRKIWVVPECPKYYTISYVMPRDSPWEDAVNALLLRFLNAGLIVKWIQDEKSWVDIKMRSNILEADAESELVRVLTIGDLQLAFYVVIGGNLLAFLGFLAEHFRWKLQKKGV; from the exons ATGGCGGTGCTTGGAACGGTTTTCCTGCTTTTCATGCTGGACTTGAAAACGCTGAACTTGACCCGGCTGAATGGACTGCTGGTGGAACCAACCAGGGATTTGCCACAGCTGGAACTTTGGCTGCGAGCGGGTTCAGATCATCAGGACGCGGAGAATCCCTATGTCCAGTGGTTTCTGTTACGAACGGAAATCCCGCTGAGCATCGTTACCTATCAGGAGAATCGCTATTGGATGGACGATCCGTTTGGTCGAAGGAATCTAGTCCTGGTGATGAGTTTGGATCAACTTTTGACTAATCGTGGAGCGGCTGCACCGATTCAGAAAGCTAGTACTTTCTTCTACATCCTGGCAGATCAAGACAAGGATCTTTCCGCGGATGAACAACTCCGCTTGGAGGGCAGCTGTCGACAGTTGTGGACGCAGCACAAAGTCTATAATCGCTTTTTCCTAACCAGAGATGGTGTTTGGATCTATGATCCCTTCAAGCGTCGCGATTCCGCCTTTGGACGATTGGTGCGTTATTACGGTTCGGAGACCCTGGATAAATTGCTCTTCCGCGATATGGCTGGCTATCCACTGCGCATCCAGATGTTTAGGTCCGTCTACACTCGTCCGGAATTCGATAAGGAAACCGGTCTGCTGACCAGAGTCACTGGCGTGGACTTTCTGGTGGCCCAAATGCTCAGGGAGCGATTGAATTTCACCATGCTACTGCAGCAGCcggaaaaaaaatattttgg AGAACGCTCTGCGAATGGAAGCTACAATGGCGCCATCGGTTCGATCATCAAAGATGGCCTGGACATTTGCCTAACGGGATTCTTCGTCAAGGATTATCTGGTGCAGCAGTACATGGACTTCACTGTGGCCGTGTACGACGATGAATTGTGCATATATGTGCCGAAAGCCAGTCGTATACCGCAATCAATATTGCCAATATTTGCAGTTGGCTATGATATTTGGCTGGGATTCGTGCTGACCGCCTTTGCTTGTGCTCTAATTTGGCTAACATTGCGGGTGATTAATCTGAAGCTGAGGATAGTGAGTCTGGGCAATCAGCATATTGTGGGACAGGCATTGGGCATTATGGTCGATACTTGGGTGGTTTGGGTGCGTCTTAACTTGAGCCACCTGCCAGCGAGCTATGCCGAAAGGATGTTCATTGGAACGCTATGTCTGGTGAGCGTGATATTTGGCGCCATTTTCGAATCCAGTTTGGCTACGGTGTACATACATCCATTGTACTATAAGGATATAAATACCATGCAGGAGCTGGATGAAAGTGGCTTGAAGGTGGTCTACAAATACTCATCGATGGCGGATGATCTGTTCTTTAGCGAAACATCGCCTGGAATCGAGATCTACGTGCGGATGTCATCGATGAGGTGGCCAGATTTAGGAACAAGGCTGGAGTCTCCAGATATACCTCCTTAATATTGGAATCCTCGCATTTCACGCTGCTCCGTAAGATTTGGGTGGTTCCCGAGTGTCCCAAGTACTATACCATCTCGTATGTGATGCCGAGGGATTCGCCATGGGAAGATGCTGTAAATGCGTTGCTTTTAAGATTCCTGAATGCTGGACTGATTGTCAAATGGATACAGGATGAGAAGTCCTGGGTGGACATTAAAATGAGGTCAAATATCCTGGAAGCCGATGCCGAATCCGAGCTTGTGAGGGTCCTAACTATTGGGGATCTGCAGTTGGCCTTCTACGTGGTTATCGGTGGTAATTTGTTGGCTTTTCTTGGCTTTCTAGCCGAGCATTTCAGGTGGAAACTGCAAAAGAAGGGGGTATAG